In the Palaeococcus pacificus DY20341 genome, one interval contains:
- a CDS encoding ubiquitin-like small modifier protein 1, with protein MKVKVRYFARFRTLAGTSEEELELKEGATIKDLVELIKEKHSAFSEEVFEQNEEADVNVSRNGRYAKFDEVLQEGDIVALFPPTSGG; from the coding sequence ATGAAGGTGAAGGTTAGGTATTTTGCGCGCTTTAGAACTCTTGCGGGAACTTCTGAAGAGGAACTTGAGCTTAAAGAAGGGGCGACTATAAAAGACCTTGTTGAGCTCATAAAGGAGAAGCACTCTGCATTTAGTGAGGAAGTGTTTGAGCAGAACGAAGAAGCAGACGTCAATGTTTCAAGAAACGGGCGTTATGCTAAGTTTGATGAGGTTCTTCAGGAGGGGGACATAGTAGCTCTATTTCCTCCCACGAGCGGTGGTTGA